From a region of the Hemibagrus wyckioides isolate EC202008001 linkage group LG06, SWU_Hwy_1.0, whole genome shotgun sequence genome:
- the sona gene encoding serine/arginine repetitive matrix protein 2, translated as MECDVNTVVESGDPTEAIRCETNALRDGSETPRKKNKKHKKHKSKKKRKKKKDEKDSSSESGVESDQESQTKSSMKKADPSNFESGDRDDKESAKNSVAEPHDDDYKVRKTKRHTGKKKKKRRKEEEKQQRNSPRSRSASTSESESESESESKVLQALDPSSLNKRSPVTTLKLSNDGCKDKLLLPDDKKGEVTSKSEHSEEQCLKPAWREDESQQDAHLQTVAREQHNENNIKSENLEKNGSFSKTQELPDIIPKQENVHKEQFIQKNIAKEPHESQRGTGDKESDSRLRSRSRSYDKSSHSRSRTPVQSSHVSARRKGKSQSRERSVSSSRRNSSTQKRHSRSPSESRRSRSRSVRGPKRKSRSLSGKRRRRSDSRSNTKTKRSRTKSPRRGRRTRSRSAAKLRRSRSRSKRSLSRRKNRSRSRSRSARRGRRSQSRSRRRTPPSRTRKSRSRSIRRRRRTRSRSIVILRRSRSRMRRNRRSRSRSRNPRRRSRSSSPLRARRSKSKSPVRQRRSKSPRRTRSESRSPKRSKRSKSRSRHSKTASPKFSRGAKKGKSKRSRSNSQKDTSRSRSISRGRLSSDRSRSPAKSKSRSLSPAKDQDSSVSKIEESARVVVQAAPTDKWKPLVDKYPSPKSTSNENSEQIELELKNIISNTASQSTLEGTERQNASRSRSSSSEPLPQDGSSGSDDNEQSDNSRSRTPSPAKKKASRVSKSPIRRKRSRSASSTHKARSKSKSVSGREKSKTPIRKRRSRSSSHSLRKRSTSRSPARRRKSRSRSVTQRGKSRSKSRTRTKRSKSKSPKRKRSKSRSPVRKRRSKSRSPARRKRSKSLEKSKRSKSRSPTRKRRSRSRSRARHSRSRRSRSASRRRRPVFRGHSFDRRDRWKREPSHSPILILRKRRSTSRTRRSASKTPPRLTELDKDQLLEIAKANAAAMCAKAGMPIPESLRPKAILQLPLPTPAPPPLSLPLPLPVPNLPMNIPMGIPGMAAIPNMPMNAAMASMTAATMTAALSNMGALAAMPPMPPLPTITNKPPPAPTPNLANIEEVKRKVAQQANSISIKELTEKCKQIAESKEEMGL; from the exons ATGGagtgtgatgtgaacaccgtTGTTG aGAGTGGTGATCCAACTGAAGCGATCCGGTGTGAAACTAATGCCCTCAGGGATGGCAGTGAAACACCacgaaagaaaaacaagaaacataaAAAGCACAAAAGTAAGAAGAAAcgcaagaagaagaaagatgaaAAAGATAGCAGCTCTGAATCTGGAGTGGAATCGGACCAGGAATCTCAAACAAAGTCAAG TATGAAAAAAGCTGACCCATCCAACTTTGAGTCTGGTGATCGTGATGATAAAGAATCAGCAAAAAATTCAGTTGCAG AACCACATGATGATGACTACaaggtaagaaaaacaaagcGTCATAcagggaaaaagaagaaaaagagacgaaaagaagaagaaaagcaacAGAGAAATTCTCCTCGTTCACGCTCAGCAAGTACGTCTGAATCTGAGTCTGAATCGGAATCCGAGTCAAAGGTGCTACAAGCATTGGATCCCTCCAGCTTGAATAAGAGATCACCAGTGACCACATTGAAGCTTTCAAATGACGGCTGTAAAGATAAGCTGTTGCTACCAGATGATAAAAAGGGAGAAGTGACTAGCAAATCTGAGCATAGTGAAGAGCAATGCTTAAAACCAGCATGGAGGGAAGACGAGTCTCAGCAGGATGCACATTTGCAAACTGTAGCTCGAGAACAGCATAATGAAAATAACATCAAAAGTGAGAACCTTGAAAAGAATGGAAGTTTTAGCAAAACTCAGGAGCTCCCAGATATAATCCCCAAGCAGGAGAATGTACACAAAGAGCAGTTTATACAGAAGAATATAGCCAAGGAACCACATGAGTCTCAGAGAGGAACAGGAGATAAGGAGTCAGATTCTAGATTAAGGTCTCGATCGCGTTCTTATGATAAATCGAGCCACAGTCGTTCAAGAACTCCAGTACAATCCTCTCATGTATCAGCACGCAGGAAAGGTAAATCACAATCCAGAGAAAGGTCTGTTTCTAGCTCAAGAAGGAACAGTAGTACACAAAAAAGGCATTCAAGGTCACCGTCAGAAAGTCGCAGGTCAAGGTCAAGATCGGTCAGAGGACCAAAGCGCAAATCGAGATCTCTGTCTGGAAAGCGAAGGCGTCGCTCTGACTCCAGGTCCAATACCAAAACCAAACGATCCAGGACCAAGTCCCCACGACGTGGTCGGCGAACAAGGTCTCGATCTGCCGCAAAGCTGCGCCGTTCTCGGTCACGGTCAAAACGATCACTTTCTCGTAGAAAGAATCGCTCAAGGTCACGCTCAAGATCTGCTCGGAGAGGCAGACGCTCACAATCACGCTCTCGGAGGAGGACACCACCGTCCCGTACACGGAAGTCTCGGTCCAGATCAATCAGGAGAAGGAGACGAACCCGTTCAAGGTCCATTGTGATCCTCAGGCGATCTAGATCCCGAATGAGGAGAAACAGACGTTCTAGATCAAGATCTAGAAACCCAAGAAGGCGTAGCAGATCTTCCTCTCCTCTGCGCGCCAGGCGGTCCAAATCAAAGTCCCCTGTTCGACAAAGGAGGTCAAAATCTCCACGTAGGACAAGGTCAGAATCAAGATCTCCTAAGCGCAGTAAACGGTCAAAATCACGTTCTCGCCATTCAAAGACTGCCTCACCTAAATTTAGTAGAGGAGCAAAAAAAGGTAAGAGTAAGCGATCAAGATCAAATTCACAGAAAGACACATCTAGATCTAGATCTATTTCAAGAGGAAGACTTTCATCAGATAGAAGTCGGTCTCCAGCTAAGAGTAAGTCTAGATCTTTGTCACCAGCCAAAGACCAAGACTCATCAGTGTCCAAAATAGAAGAATCTGCCAGAGTAGTCGTCCAGGCAGCTCCGACAGACAAGTGGAAGCCACTGGTGGATAAATATCCATCTCCAAAAAGCACCTCAAATGAGAATTCAGAACAAATAGAACTTGAATTGAAAAATATAATCTCCAATACAGCGTCTCAGAGCACCCTGGAGGGAACTGAGAGGCAAAACGCATCTAGATCAAGGTCATCTTCATCAGAACCATTACCTCAGGATGGAAGTTCTGGGTCAGATGATAATGAACAGTCTGATAACTCAAGATCACGAACACCAAGTCCAGCCAAAAAAAAGGCCAGCAGGGTGTCTAAGTCACCTATTCGAAGGAAGCGCTCTAGGTCTGCTTCCTCAACCCATAAAGCACGATCTAAATCAAAGTCTGTTAGTGGTAGGGAAAAGTCTAAAACTCCTATAAGGAAACGAAGATCCCGATCTTCCTCACATAGCCTTAGGAAGAGGTCAACATCTAGGTCCCCTGCCCGGCGAAGGAAGTCGCGTTCAAGATCAGTCACTCAAAGGGGGAAATCAAGGTCTAAATCTCGTACCAGGACCAAGCGCTCAAAGTCTAAATCACCTAAAAGAAAACGCTCTAAGTCTAGATCACCAGTACGAAAAAGACGGTCCAAATCACGCTCTCCTGCTCGAAGGAAGAGATCAAAAAGTCTAGAAAAAAGCAAACGGTCAAAATCTCGATCCCCTACCAGGAAGAGAAGGTCACGATCTCGGTCAAGGGCTCGCCATTCACGATCTAGAAGATCTCGCTCTGCATCTCGTAGGAGGAGACCCGTATTTCGAGGTCATTCGTTCGACAGGCGAGATCGATGGAAGCGTGAGCCGAGCCATTCTCCCATTCTTATTCTCCGTAAAAGAAGGTCTACTTCAAGAACGCGTCGTAGCGCTAGCAAGACTCCACCACGCCTCACTGAGCTAG ACAAGGATCAGCTATTAGAGATCGCTAAAGCTAATGCAGCAGCAATGTGTGCTAAAGCAGGGATGCCCATCCCAGAGAGCCTTAGGCCCAAGGCTATACTCCAGTTGCCTTTGCCAACTCCTGCTCCACCGCCTCTGTCTTTGCCGCTGCCCCTGCCAGTTCCCAACTTGCCCATGAACATCCCAATGGGAATACCCGGTATGGCTGCAATACCAAACATGCCAATGAATGCTGCTATGGCTAGTATGACAGCAGCCACCATGACTGCAGCATTGTCTAACATGGGAGCCTTGGCAGCCATGCCCCCTATGCCTCCACTGCCCACCATCACGAACAAACCTCCTCCAGCTCCTACTCCTAATCTGGCAAACATTGAAGAAGTGAAGAGAAAAGTGGCACAACAGGCTAACAGCATCAGTATTAAGGAGTTGACAGAG aaATGCAAGCAGATTGCAGAAAGTAAAGAGGAGATGGGTCTCTGA